The following proteins are encoded in a genomic region of Brachyspira pilosicoli:
- a CDS encoding aspartate-semialdehyde dehydrogenase, with protein MKKVNVCLLGASGAVGKEMLKILQERKFPVNELRLLGNKTAGQKVIFNNKEYTIEKPTKDSFKDMDITLVAVGSDESKKLSPLAAKAGSVVIDNSSAFRMDKNVPLVVPEVNPEDVKLHKGIIANPNCSTIIALVALAPLHKFAKIKRIIASTYQAVSGAGKEGMEELQQQVYDYAEQKKLNIKAFKYQILFNLIPQIDAFDSKTGYTKEELKMTNEGRKILHAPDLQVSCTCVRVPVLRSHSESITIETEKKLTAKKAKELLSKAKGVKVVDNPSQFKYPMPLDTTDQDNIFVGRIREDISAKNSLTFWCAGDQIRKGAATNAVQIAELVLPLLDKESKKEEAPKKRVCKPKKAAAKKEVKKTDK; from the coding sequence ATGAAAAAAGTAAATGTTTGTTTATTGGGTGCTTCAGGTGCCGTTGGTAAAGAGATGCTTAAAATATTGCAAGAGAGAAAATTTCCTGTTAATGAATTAAGATTATTAGGTAATAAGACAGCAGGTCAGAAGGTTATTTTTAATAATAAAGAATATACCATAGAAAAACCTACTAAAGATTCTTTTAAAGATATGGATATTACTTTGGTTGCTGTTGGAAGCGATGAGAGTAAAAAGTTAAGTCCTTTGGCTGCAAAAGCTGGAAGCGTTGTTATTGATAACAGCAGTGCTTTTAGAATGGATAAAAATGTTCCTTTAGTAGTTCCAGAGGTTAATCCTGAAGATGTTAAGCTTCATAAAGGCATTATAGCTAATCCTAACTGCAGTACTATTATTGCTTTGGTGGCATTAGCTCCATTACATAAATTTGCTAAAATTAAAAGAATAATAGCTTCTACATATCAGGCAGTATCTGGTGCTGGTAAAGAGGGTATGGAAGAACTTCAGCAGCAAGTTTATGATTATGCAGAGCAAAAAAAGTTAAATATAAAAGCTTTCAAATATCAAATATTATTTAACTTAATTCCTCAAATAGATGCATTTGACAGTAAAACAGGCTACACTAAAGAAGAATTAAAAATGACTAATGAGGGCAGAAAAATATTACATGCTCCAGATTTACAAGTAAGCTGCACTTGTGTTAGAGTACCTGTTTTAAGAAGCCACAGTGAATCTATAACAATAGAAACAGAAAAGAAATTAACAGCTAAAAAAGCTAAAGAATTATTATCAAAAGCTAAAGGTGTAAAAGTGGTAGATAATCCTTCACAATTTAAATATCCTATGCCTTTAGATACAACAGACCAAGATAATATATTTGTTGGAAGAATAAGAGAAGACATCAGTGCTAAAAACTCTTTAACTTTCTGGTGTGCAGGCGACCAAATAAGAAAAGGTGCTGCTACAAATGCTGTGCAGATTGCTGAGTTGGTATTGCCTTTATTAGATAAGGAAAGCAAAAAAGAAGAAGCTCCAAAAAAGAGAGTTTGCAAGCCAAAAAAAGCAGCAGCAAAAAAAGAAGTAAAAAAGACTGATAAATAA
- a CDS encoding N-acetylmuramoyl-L-alanine amidase: MFKHIFILFIISAIVSCSNNTEEITAPAINKRKKAPRISTLYKSGSYNLRINYIILHYTALDDDMSLKVLTDPGVSSHYLITTRANEPIYKLVDDTNRAWHAGITMYQNRYSINDSSVGIEIVNLGYIQKVTNTPQQLARMNKRQLENLYFTPYDEYLEYEESQIEKVAYLLRELVDKYGIRPYNILGHSDIAPYRKKDPGPKFPWKRLYDEYDLGIWYDEEDYSNFMMSNDYRTATVMDIKNEFIKYGYTSMPTNNIWDFESRKVLYAFQCRFRTNDIDGNIDKETYSIARALNLKVKKLNEAYERSKANNFLTNTFFTNIFISNNIINNNWDYMHTNKNIIMRRQ; this comes from the coding sequence ATGTTTAAACATATTTTTATATTATTTATTATAAGTGCTATCGTTTCTTGCTCAAACAATACAGAAGAAATTACAGCACCTGCCATAAACAAAAGAAAAAAAGCACCAAGAATATCAACTCTTTATAAATCTGGTTCATACAATTTAAGAATTAATTATATAATACTTCATTACACTGCATTAGATGATGATATGTCTTTAAAAGTATTGACAGACCCGGGAGTATCTTCGCATTATTTGATAACAACAAGAGCAAATGAACCTATATATAAACTTGTAGATGATACAAACAGAGCTTGGCATGCAGGAATTACAATGTACCAAAATAGATACAGCATTAATGATAGCTCAGTTGGAATAGAAATTGTAAATTTAGGCTATATACAAAAAGTAACAAACACCCCGCAACAGCTTGCAAGAATGAATAAAAGACAGCTTGAAAACTTATATTTTACTCCTTACGATGAGTATTTAGAGTACGAAGAATCACAAATAGAAAAAGTAGCATATCTTCTTAGAGAGCTGGTAGATAAATATGGAATAAGACCTTATAATATATTAGGTCATTCAGATATAGCACCATACAGAAAAAAAGACCCAGGACCAAAATTCCCTTGGAAAAGATTATACGATGAATATGATTTGGGTATATGGTATGATGAAGAAGATTACAGTAACTTTATGATGAGCAATGATTATAGAACTGCTACTGTAATGGATATAAAAAATGAGTTTATAAAATATGGTTATACAAGTATGCCTACTAATAATATTTGGGACTTTGAATCAAGGAAAGTTTTGTACGCTTTTCAATGCAGATTTAGGACAAATGATATAGACGGCAACATAGACAAAGAAACATACAGCATAGCAAGAGCTTTAAACCTAAAAGTAAAAAAACTTAATGAAGCTTATGAACGTTCTAAAGCTAACAACTTCCTTACAAATACATTCTTTACAAATATATTTATAAGCAATAATATAATAAATAATAATTGGGATTATATGCATACTAATAAAAATATTATAATGAGGAGACAATAA
- a CDS encoding CHAT domain-containing protein, translating to MSNYIVTQNKNFFDSSNFECIKIKKSQLKKINKKEKINIFLYDNEKNKLYGTYEIDLNTKTEKDSLLYLNITDTYKKRRGIYYNLEEKYNDFSIYNIDENIFSKLKERLILLNENLSQTFLSCTVEKQNKKEYIFHYKAIETYPSLYIAEYKKTFDFDAYNSIYKEYLRLLKKSNSENDNISKYLEIGNYLMNMLIPEKDFREHLFEGFRIVYLNLDETTSSIPWDILSYNNKFLSEKIIFSYISAVNVMHKKITNNKKIAVVSIPYNDINDDKEIDLLKKLSVNNNLNIDIYKKEHNYFEFVKVLENYDIVHIITHGHSNGLSLSKDYMLNNISALENPPKLIFINACNMNDSNIVKSFLSCGVNTIVSGIGSLSDNTYNDFIMSFYSNLLHKHSRINTAQAFHFAHIDIKDNYNGFMRYRFNGAACYV from the coding sequence ATGAGTAATTATATTGTAACGCAAAATAAAAACTTCTTTGACTCTTCAAATTTTGAGTGTATAAAAATAAAAAAATCTCAATTGAAAAAAATAAACAAAAAAGAAAAAATAAATATATTTTTGTACGACAATGAAAAAAATAAATTATACGGCACATACGAAATAGATTTAAATACTAAAACAGAAAAAGATAGTCTTTTGTATTTAAACATAACAGACACCTACAAAAAAAGAAGAGGAATATATTACAACCTCGAAGAAAAATATAATGATTTTTCAATTTATAATATAGATGAAAATATTTTTTCAAAGCTAAAAGAAAGATTAATTTTGCTAAACGAAAATCTCTCTCAAACATTTTTAAGCTGCACCGTAGAAAAGCAAAATAAAAAAGAATATATATTTCATTATAAAGCAATAGAAACTTATCCATCATTATATATTGCAGAATATAAAAAAACTTTTGATTTTGACGCATACAACAGCATATATAAAGAATATTTAAGATTATTAAAAAAATCAAACAGCGAAAATGATAATATAAGCAAATATTTAGAAATCGGAAATTATTTAATGAATATGCTTATACCAGAAAAAGATTTTAGAGAGCATTTGTTTGAAGGCTTTAGAATAGTTTATTTAAATCTTGATGAAACAACCTCTTCAATACCTTGGGATATATTATCATACAATAATAAATTTTTATCCGAAAAAATAATATTCTCTTATATTAGTGCTGTTAATGTAATGCATAAAAAGATTACAAACAATAAAAAAATTGCTGTAGTATCAATACCATACAATGACATAAACGATGACAAAGAAATTGATTTATTAAAGAAATTATCTGTTAATAACAATTTAAATATTGATATATATAAAAAAGAACATAATTATTTTGAGTTTGTAAAAGTCTTAGAAAATTACGACATAGTGCATATTATTACACATGGGCATTCGAATGGTTTATCTTTAAGTAAAGATTATATGTTGAATAATATTTCTGCATTAGAAAATCCTCCGAAATTGATTTTTATTAATGCATGCAATATGAATGACAGCAATATAGTAAAATCATTTTTATCATGCGGTGTAAACACTATAGTTTCTGGAATTGGAAGTTTATCCGATAATACATACAATGATTTTATTATGAGTTTTTATTCAAATTTACTTCATAAGCATTCAAGAATAAATACAGCTCAGGCTTTTCATTTTGCACATATAGATATAAAGGACAATTATAATGGTTTTATGCGTTATAGATTTAATGGAGCAGCTTGTTATGTTTAA
- a CDS encoding YebC/PmpR family DNA-binding transcriptional regulator: protein MSGHSKWASIKHKKAANDSKKGKIWSKIAKEITIAVKEGGSPDPDQNARLRMVILKAKGTNMPNDNIDRAIKRGSGAGEGANIEEMSYEGYAPGGVAIIVDVATDNKNRTAAEIRSIFSKNGGNLAESGAVSWQFKKKAVVMVPAAGNTEDALMDIVLDAGAEDIEQDDEVFTVTGPMEALSSIVDALKAKGIEPESAEIVRMADNTMTIAENDAKKVMKIISLFEDHDDVSAVATNLEITDNLIEEE from the coding sequence ATGTCAGGACACTCCAAGTGGGCTAGTATTAAACATAAAAAAGCCGCAAATGATTCAAAAAAAGGTAAGATTTGGTCAAAAATAGCAAAAGAGATAACAATAGCAGTAAAAGAAGGCGGAAGCCCAGACCCAGACCAAAATGCAAGATTAAGAATGGTAATATTAAAAGCTAAAGGCACTAACATGCCTAATGATAATATAGATAGAGCCATTAAAAGAGGTTCTGGTGCAGGTGAAGGTGCTAATATAGAAGAGATGTCTTATGAAGGTTATGCTCCAGGCGGAGTTGCAATCATAGTAGATGTTGCTACAGATAACAAAAACAGAACTGCTGCTGAAATAAGGTCAATATTTAGTAAAAATGGCGGAAACTTAGCAGAAAGCGGTGCTGTTTCTTGGCAGTTTAAGAAAAAAGCTGTTGTAATGGTTCCTGCTGCTGGAAATACTGAAGATGCTTTAATGGATATAGTACTCGATGCCGGTGCTGAAGATATTGAACAAGATGATGAAGTATTTACAGTTACTGGACCTATGGAGGCTTTATCTTCTATAGTTGATGCTTTAAAAGCTAAAGGTATAGAGCCTGAAAGTGCTGAGATTGTACGTATGGCTGATAATACTATGACTATAGCTGAAAATGATGCTAAAAAAGTTATGAAAATAATTTCACTTTTTGAAGACCATGATGATGTTTCAGCTGTAGCTACTAACTTAGAAATTACAGATAACTTAATAGAAGAAGAATAA
- a CDS encoding SAM-dependent methyltransferase: MPVVYIASRDIGNYKDNTERLKEILTESDIILVESFREATTLFKNLNLNIDKSKLIEFSEHTKKGKDIDDIMIKILNCKTVSLISDCGTPALEDPGRELLEYCYSYNIKVKPIPGVSSVTAAIMCLPFNFREFYYAGLLPRDDRERERKLIELKKLNVPVIVLDTPYRLSKVLNAVKKIYSKNKIVALCMDLTLPTEDIIIDEIGVLCSKYAENKKREFVLIIK; encoded by the coding sequence ATGCCTGTAGTTTACATAGCTTCGAGAGATATCGGTAATTATAAAGATAATACCGAGAGGCTTAAAGAAATATTAACAGAAAGTGATATTATATTAGTTGAAAGTTTTAGAGAGGCTACTACACTTTTTAAAAACCTTAACCTTAATATAGATAAATCAAAATTAATAGAGTTCAGCGAGCATACAAAAAAAGGCAAAGACATTGATGATATAATGATAAAAATATTAAATTGTAAGACTGTCTCTCTTATAAGTGACTGCGGAACACCGGCTTTGGAAGACCCAGGAAGAGAGCTTCTTGAATATTGTTATTCTTATAATATAAAAGTAAAACCCATACCCGGTGTAAGCAGTGTTACAGCGGCTATTATGTGTTTGCCTTTTAATTTTAGAGAGTTTTATTATGCTGGACTTTTGCCCAGAGATGACAGAGAAAGAGAGAGAAAGCTAATAGAATTAAAAAAATTAAATGTTCCTGTTATAGTATTGGATACTCCTTATAGACTTTCAAAAGTGCTTAATGCTGTTAAAAAAATATATTCAAAAAATAAAATAGTTGCTTTATGTATGGATTTAACTCTGCCTACAGAAGATATTATCATAGATGAAATTGGAGTTCTTTGTTCTAAATATGCTGAAAACAAAAAAAGAGAGTTTGTATTAATAATAAAGTGA
- a CDS encoding HD-GYP domain-containing protein, which yields MFNIQITELKEGMKIASNVYDSNDNIIIDMGSIVTKSTIELLKKNSIETVSVVELIENKYENNFDNSIKNQLNKRVIIEENGKEILKIDSEKALDINNITIEKTKNAYNIAKNNGTVDFIELKKDVDIMLNSILENREAHSYLAILKRKDESIYKHAVDVAALSAITAIEMNLTKADISNIMLGALLHDIGKVLVQEYLLNKKNLTADEINMLKKHTTHGYKLAKRDNLEDNIADIILEHHEKYDGSGYPFGKENRDIGLYSKVVSIANKFNNLIVNGNDGLICTADKAMKIIISLSKKDFDMDIVKHFQKAIGFYPNNTKVKLSNGQTARVIQQNNNLPLRPILSIMKNEDGTDANYLEVVDLSKSNNLFIKEVLNYV from the coding sequence ATGTTTAATATACAAATAACAGAACTTAAAGAAGGAATGAAAATAGCTTCTAATGTATATGACAGCAATGATAATATTATAATAGACATGGGCTCTATTGTAACAAAAAGCACTATAGAATTATTAAAAAAAAATTCCATTGAAACCGTATCTGTTGTAGAGTTAATAGAAAATAAATATGAAAACAATTTCGATAATAGCATTAAAAACCAATTAAATAAAAGAGTTATAATAGAAGAAAACGGCAAAGAAATATTAAAAATTGACAGCGAAAAAGCTTTAGATATTAATAATATCACAATAGAAAAAACTAAAAATGCTTATAATATAGCAAAAAATAATGGTACTGTTGATTTTATAGAATTAAAAAAAGATGTTGATATTATGCTTAATTCTATATTAGAAAATAGAGAAGCTCATTCTTATTTAGCTATATTAAAAAGAAAAGATGAATCTATATATAAACATGCAGTGGACGTTGCTGCATTATCTGCCATCACAGCAATAGAAATGAATTTAACAAAAGCTGATATATCCAATATTATGCTTGGGGCTTTGCTCCATGATATAGGAAAAGTATTAGTTCAAGAATATTTATTAAACAAAAAAAATTTAACTGCAGATGAAATCAATATGTTAAAAAAGCATACAACGCATGGATATAAACTTGCTAAGAGAGATAATTTGGAAGATAATATTGCAGATATAATATTAGAGCATCATGAAAAATATGACGGCAGCGGTTATCCTTTTGGAAAAGAAAATAGAGATATAGGACTATACAGTAAAGTAGTTTCTATAGCAAATAAGTTTAATAATCTCATTGTTAATGGAAATGACGGTTTAATTTGTACTGCAGATAAGGCAATGAAAATTATTATATCGCTTTCTAAAAAAGATTTTGATATGGATATAGTAAAACATTTTCAAAAAGCTATAGGATTTTATCCGAACAATACAAAAGTAAAATTATCAAATGGACAAACAGCAAGAGTAATACAGCAAAATAATAATTTGCCTTTAAGACCAATACTATCTATTATGAAAAATGAAGATGGTACAGATGCAAATTATCTTGAAGTTGTAGACCTTTCTAAATCAAATAATCTATTTATAAAAGAAGTATTAAACTATGTATAA
- a CDS encoding Rpn family recombination-promoting nuclease/putative transposase, producing the protein MNEFSITVDTLNKKNDCFIRYLFSNLGNEKIVLNFVNAVMDNLNFKTFETLEILNPFNLQKYLNSKESVVDIKCTADTGEVVIIEIQLQGNETFIKRTLFYWASNYSLNLNKGDDYNKLLPVISINILDFVLFDGIEDCYSCYILKELKHNKILTDHCQFHFLELPKFNYDKQLNKDLNSWYKFFIGGERMSNLIKENTIFDEVDKKCKSFISENPLLDVYKIKEAEEYFQRETLHRELEKGIEQGIEKGKQYSTLIIAKSMKEDGADFNLISKYTGLSIEEIEKL; encoded by the coding sequence ATGAATGAGTTTAGCATCACTGTAGATACATTAAACAAAAAGAATGATTGTTTTATAAGGTATCTTTTTTCAAATCTTGGAAATGAAAAAATAGTATTAAACTTTGTTAATGCTGTTATGGATAATTTGAATTTCAAAACTTTTGAAACTTTAGAGATACTAAATCCATTTAATTTGCAGAAATATCTTAATTCAAAAGAAAGCGTAGTGGATATAAAATGCACAGCCGATACTGGAGAAGTTGTTATAATAGAGATACAATTACAAGGCAATGAAACTTTTATTAAGAGAACATTATTTTATTGGGCAAGCAATTATAGTTTAAACTTAAATAAAGGCGATGATTATAATAAACTTCTACCTGTTATAAGTATAAATATCTTAGATTTTGTTTTATTTGACGGCATAGAAGATTGCTACAGTTGTTATATATTAAAAGAATTAAAACACAATAAAATACTTACAGACCATTGTCAATTTCATTTTTTAGAATTACCGAAATTTAATTATGATAAACAACTAAATAAAGATTTAAATAGTTGGTACAAATTTTTTATTGGAGGCGAGAGAATGTCAAACCTAATAAAAGAAAACACAATATTTGATGAAGTAGATAAAAAATGCAAATCATTTATATCAGAAAATCCCTTACTTGATGTATATAAGATAAAGGAAGCAGAAGAATATTTTCAAAGAGAAACACTTCATAGAGAATTGGAGAAAGGTATAGAACAAGGCATAGAGAAAGGAAAACAATACAGTACATTAATAATAGCTAAATCTATGAAAGAAGATGGGGCAGATTTTAATTTGATATCAAAATACACAGGATTAAGTATAGAAGAAATAGAAAAGCTTTAA
- a CDS encoding M55 family metallopeptidase, which yields MKVFISADIEGVTTTTQWPDTDMGSLTYKEHALQMTKEVNAACEGAILAGAKEIFVKDAHDSAMNIDQTALPDIVKVHRKWSGDPYSMVEGIDESFDAVMFIGYHSPATSGNNPLSHTMNNARLFSIKLNDAVASEFMFFSYAAAYRNVPSVFLSGDKGLCDDANNMDPNHPSLITLAVKEGVGYSTINYSPNLMIKTIKEKTEEALKQDFKCLKLPKTFKLEVTYKEHGYAYKMSFYPNAKKVNDNTIVYESNDYYEILRAMKFIL from the coding sequence ATGAAAGTATTTATTAGTGCAGATATAGAAGGAGTAACAACTACTACACAATGGCCAGATACAGATATGGGCTCATTAACTTATAAAGAGCATGCATTACAAATGACTAAAGAGGTTAATGCTGCTTGTGAGGGAGCGATACTTGCTGGTGCTAAAGAGATATTTGTTAAAGATGCCCATGACTCTGCTATGAACATAGACCAGACTGCTTTGCCTGATATTGTAAAAGTGCATAGAAAATGGAGCGGGGATCCTTATTCTATGGTTGAGGGTATAGATGAGAGTTTTGATGCTGTAATGTTTATAGGATATCATAGTCCTGCTACAAGCGGAAACAATCCTCTATCACATACTATGAATAATGCAAGACTATTTAGCATAAAGTTAAATGATGCTGTAGCAAGCGAGTTTATGTTTTTTAGTTATGCTGCAGCTTATAGAAATGTACCTTCAGTATTTTTGTCTGGAGATAAAGGGCTTTGCGATGATGCTAACAATATGGACCCTAATCATCCTAGTTTAATAACACTTGCTGTAAAAGAGGGTGTTGGCTATTCTACTATTAACTATTCTCCTAATCTTATGATTAAAACTATTAAAGAAAAAACTGAAGAAGCTTTAAAACAAGATTTTAAATGTTTAAAACTTCCAAAGACTTTTAAGCTTGAAGTAACTTATAAAGAACATGGTTATGCTTATAAGATGTCATTTTATCCTAATGCTAAAAAAGTTAATGATAACACAATAGTTTATGAGAGTAATGATTATTACGAGATACTTAGAGCTATGAAGTTTATTTTATAA
- the ruvC gene encoding crossover junction endodeoxyribonuclease RuvC: MITLGIDPGFARCGYAFIEAKNSEYKIVNSGLIETFSNEEYNQRLSFIYTQLDSLIKQYKPDNASIEELFFSKNTKTAIKVAEARGVIILALTLNNIEFKEYKPREIKSQITGNGNANKDAVIKMVNLFTGANIKQDDTADAVAIALAHASRNRILK, translated from the coding sequence ATGATAACTTTAGGTATAGACCCGGGATTTGCTAGGTGCGGTTATGCTTTTATAGAGGCTAAAAACTCCGAGTACAAAATAGTAAATTCTGGGCTTATCGAAACCTTTTCAAACGAAGAATATAATCAAAGACTTTCATTTATATATACTCAATTAGATTCACTTATTAAACAATACAAGCCAGATAATGCTTCAATAGAAGAGCTTTTCTTTTCAAAAAATACAAAAACTGCAATAAAAGTTGCTGAGGCAAGAGGTGTTATAATATTAGCGCTTACTTTAAATAATATAGAGTTTAAGGAATACAAACCAAGAGAAATAAAATCGCAAATAACAGGAAACGGAAATGCTAATAAGGATGCTGTTATAAAAATGGTTAATCTTTTTACAGGTGCAAATATTAAGCAAGATGATACGGCTGATGCTGTAGCTATTGCTTTGGCACATGCTTCAAGAAACAGAATTTTAAAATAA